A window of Thermosynechococcus sp. NK55a contains these coding sequences:
- the panB gene encoding 3-methyl-2-oxobutanoate hydroxymethyltransferase codes for MLTAWDYLWARLLDAAGVDVILVGDSLGMVALGYQTTLPVTLDQMIHHAQAVRRGVTHSFLVCDLPFLSYQESPEQALRSAGRLIKEAEVQAVKMEGASPVVQAATRCLVEAGIPVLGHVGLLPQRVHQLGGWRQQGNTPQGAEAILAGALALAEAGAFAVILEHIPAALAQQITAQLKIPTIGIGAGPHCDGQVLVTADVLGLSFQVPPFAKVYADLGTQAIAAIENYCQAVKSRQFP; via the coding sequence ATGCTCACGGCTTGGGATTATCTGTGGGCCCGCCTGTTGGATGCGGCGGGGGTGGATGTGATCCTTGTGGGGGATTCCCTGGGGATGGTTGCCCTTGGATATCAAACCACGTTGCCTGTGACCCTTGACCAGATGATTCACCATGCCCAAGCAGTGCGCCGAGGCGTTACCCATAGTTTCCTGGTGTGTGATCTGCCCTTTTTGAGCTACCAAGAAAGCCCTGAACAGGCTCTGAGATCGGCGGGGCGCCTAATCAAAGAGGCAGAAGTGCAAGCTGTGAAAATGGAAGGTGCCTCCCCTGTGGTGCAGGCAGCAACGCGGTGCTTAGTGGAGGCTGGAATTCCAGTGCTGGGTCATGTGGGTCTATTGCCCCAACGGGTACATCAGTTGGGGGGATGGCGACAACAGGGGAATACTCCCCAAGGCGCAGAAGCGATTCTAGCGGGTGCCCTTGCCCTTGCTGAAGCCGGTGCCTTTGCGGTGATTTTGGAGCATATTCCTGCGGCTTTGGCGCAGCAGATTACCGCCCAGTTGAAGATTCCCACAATTGGAATTGGCGCCGGCCCCCACTGTGATGGTCAAGTACTGGTGACTGCAGATGTTTTGGGCTTGAGTTTCCAGGTGCCCCCCTTTGCTAAGGTGTATGCCGACTTGGGAACACAGGCGATCGCCGCCATTGAAAATTACTGCCAAGCCGTCAAATCGCGGCAATTTCCCTGA